From one Paenibacillus sp. FSL K6-1330 genomic stretch:
- a CDS encoding helix-turn-helix transcriptional regulator gives MNSQVRLQALSAFLKGQRAKISPESVGLPPGTRRRTPGLRREEVAQLAGVSTTWYTWLEQGRDIQVSSSVLDCVANALQLNADERRYLYSLALESGAEPYTVKQEAVQISPSLQKIITELKYCPVMISDRMCNIVGWNRAAAYVFLDFDRIPPEERNMIRLLFTRREFQRLAVNWEQFASGFLSMFRSYYGQYVEDEWYDRFLEEMKQGHPDFNRMWEQSQVSYAPEVHLEFRHAKAGKMVYELTSLKVYGNDDLRCSIYTPAPDSTTEAKLRQLMEEK, from the coding sequence ATGAATTCCCAGGTTAGGCTGCAAGCGTTGTCGGCATTCTTGAAAGGGCAGCGTGCCAAAATCTCACCCGAGTCGGTCGGACTTCCGCCCGGGACTAGACGGAGAACACCAGGCTTGCGCAGGGAAGAGGTCGCCCAGTTGGCGGGTGTTAGCACCACTTGGTACACCTGGCTCGAGCAGGGACGGGACATCCAGGTATCGTCGTCCGTGCTGGACTGCGTCGCCAATGCGCTTCAGCTAAATGCGGATGAGCGCAGATATCTGTATTCGCTGGCGCTGGAGAGCGGGGCGGAGCCTTATACGGTCAAACAAGAAGCGGTGCAGATCAGTCCGTCCCTGCAAAAAATCATCACTGAGCTAAAATATTGCCCCGTCATGATATCGGATCGGATGTGCAACATCGTGGGGTGGAACCGTGCGGCTGCATACGTGTTCCTGGATTTTGACCGCATTCCGCCCGAGGAGCGGAACATGATCCGGCTGCTCTTCACCCGCAGGGAGTTTCAACGGCTGGCGGTAAATTGGGAGCAGTTCGCCAGCGGCTTCTTGTCGATGTTCCGGTCCTATTACGGTCAATATGTCGAGGATGAGTGGTATGACCGTTTTCTGGAAGAGATGAAGCAGGGGCATCCGGATTTCAATCGGATGTGGGAGCAGAGCCAGGTCAGCTACGCCCCGGAAGTACATCTGGAGTTCCGGCATGCCAAGGCCGGGAAAATGGTATATGAGCTCACGTCGCTCAAAGTGTACGGAAATGATGACCTGCGGTGCAGCATCTATACCCCCGCCCCCGATTCGACTACGGAAGCGAAGCTGCGGCAGCTGATGGAGGAGAAGTAA